The following are encoded in a window of Pecten maximus chromosome 17, xPecMax1.1, whole genome shotgun sequence genomic DNA:
- the LOC117315002 gene encoding uncharacterized protein LOC117315002 — translation MERLGEVTDHCMTFTDYLHNVDSTDVTYPLYKYLAHPSVLSTFQHTTFGTVFTIHPNNYGTAIINCFRHKELNHVDKAGKVSKKEHIGFTTLGFISLTTGGKLLTNIHGKCIMRLTDSGDSHVAFSTSPLIPIQICETEDGSLLVTLSDNAEYDINDENTRVLTKYTNKGLRMLTVERDNQGQRLFCRPGRLKCNKRNGQIMVGNRTGETAAHIVVFDTDLRLLFRYLGNGRALSSDDDFNENLINTDFFAVDADFDIFNNIVVVDNHTKSVELLDCYGQLLQIVTQDSDAPRSLCVNFDQTLWIGFTNGKVKVIKYIEACDVQYSRQQEKSDSYSGH, via the exons ATGGAAAGGTTAGGAGAAGTGACGGACCATTGTATGACATTCACGGATTACCTACACAATGTCGACAGCACAGATGTTACGTACCCGCTATACAAG TACCTGGCGCATCCTTCTGTCCTATCTACGTTCCAACACACTACGtttggtacagtatttacaatacatCCCAATAATTACGGGACTGCCATCATAAACTGCTTTCGCCACAAGGAACTGAATCACGTGGACAAAGCTGGGAAGGTGAGCAAGAAGGAGCATATAGGATTTACGACGCTGGGATTCATCTCTCTCACAACAGGCGGAAAACTCTTGACAAATATCCACGGGAAATGTATCATGCGCTTAACAGATTCTGGTGACTCCCACGTCGCATTTAGCACGTCGCCGTTGATTCCAATACAAATTTGCGAAACAGAAg ATGGATCTCTGCTAGTAACACTGTCCGATAACGCCGAGTATGACATAAATGACGAAAACACCAGAGTGTTGACAAAATACACTAACAAAGGACTGCGCATGCTCACTGTGGAAAGAGACAACCAAGGTCAACGACTCTTTTGTAGGCCTGGTAGACTCAAATGTAACAAGCGAAACGGACAAATAATGGTTGGCAATCGAACCGGGGAAACAGCAGCACATATCGTCGTGTTCGATACAGACTTAAGATTACTGTTTCGTTACCTAGGAAACGGAAGGGCACTTTCGTCGGATGACGATTTTAACGAAAACTTGATCAACACTGACTTTTTCGCTGTCGATGCTGATTTCGACATTTTTAATAACATCGTTGTTGTTGACAACCACACGAAATCTGTAGAACTACTCGACTGTTACGGACAGTTACTGCAAATCGTGACGCAAGATTCTGACGCACCTAGATCATTATGTGTCAACTTCGATCAAACGCTTTGGATTGGATTCACAAATGGAAAAGTCAAAGTCATCAAATAT ATTGAGGCATGTGATGTGCAATATTCCAGACAACAGGAAAAATCAGATTCATACAGTGGTCATTAA
- the LOC117315003 gene encoding cell wall protein IFF6-like — protein sequence MFRVILHVAALCFIAEAIPRDKRFLMMFGHQFNNPGDMSNEFSGNTGGSSNAGNSAVSSGTSGSQNINGVPGDATHYLDNTHNYYHVISGGHAGYVQHAGNNGPEFSSQSASTGHGTDHLPGKCPWIGCSPVCQDIDSVTGCIVCITGCSSSSSAVNANGGSGTSLNTGSGTNAGSGQITGGSASQIGTGTGQTSGVTNSPNTGSVNQNGVGNTTTTGSINQNGVGNTTNTGSVNQNGVGNTTNTGSVNQNGGGTTAKTSSATPTCRPFPVNCPRGSAVIINGCPECNVQTTTVSPTVHRATCPPTRCVAPCNKGVTLDPTTGCPVCVCYTG from the exons ATGTTCCGTGTGATTTTACATGTTGCAGCTTTATGCTTTATAGCTGAAG CTATTCCCCGGGATAAACGCTTCCTTATGATGTTCGGCCACCAGTTCAATAATCCCGGAGATATGTCTAATGAGTTTTCCGGAAACACAGGAGGAAGTAGCAATGCCGGAAACAGTGCTGTAAGCAGCGGTACTTCCGGTTCACAAAACATAAACGGTGTACCTGGAGATGCAACACATTACCTTGATAATACACATAACTATTACCACGTTATCTCTGGTGGACACGCTGGTTATGTTCAGCACGCCGGAAACAATGGACCAG AATTTTCATCCCAGAGTGCATCAACTGGTCACGGCACGGACCATTTACCGGGGAAATGTCCATGGATCGGCTGTTCCCCTGTCTGTCAGGATATCGACAGTGTGACGGgctgtattgtctgtataacAGGATGTT cCTCTTCTTCATCTGCTGTTAATGCAAACGGAGGATCCGGAACATCGTTGAATACCGGAAGTGGTACAAATGCCGGTTCCGGACAAATCACTGGAGGAAGCGCATCACAAATAGGGACAGGTACTGGACAAACGAGTGGGGTAACAAATAGCCCCAACACCGGAAGCGTAAATCAAAATGGAGTAGGAAATACAACCACCACCGGAAGTATTAATCAAAATGGAGTAGGAAATACAACCAACACCGGAAGTGTTAATCAAAACGGAGTAGGAAATACAACCAACACCGGAAGTGTTAATCAAAACGGAGGAGGAACAACAGCTAAGACGAGCAGTG CTACTCCGACATGTCGTCCATTTCCGGTCAACTGTCCCCGGGGGAGTGCTGTGATCATCAATGGCTGTCCGGAATGCAATG TTCAAACTACAACAGTCAGTCCCACCGTACATCGGGCCACCTGTCCGCCTACCCGCTGTGTCGCGCCGTGTAACAAAGGAGTCACATTAGACCCCACGACCGGATGTCCCGTATGTGTTTGTTATACGGGATAA